From the genome of Armatimonadota bacterium, one region includes:
- a CDS encoding ribosome maturation factor RimP: MRHAPWKDEVERLAASVAGRWGYVLAGVEIVGEGRRPLIRVSVEGEEPVTVDACARISEELGRALDLHDPIPHAYVLEVASPGLDRPLHGEGDFRRFAGRKIELETREPVDGRRRWKGRLAGVDAGSVVVDVESQSVRLPLEQVASARLVVGMEDLRQDLAKGGRGRS, encoded by the coding sequence GTGCGACACGCACCATGGAAGGACGAAGTCGAGCGCCTAGCCGCTTCGGTTGCGGGCCGGTGGGGGTACGTCCTGGCCGGCGTGGAGATCGTCGGGGAAGGGCGGCGCCCGCTAATCAGGGTCAGCGTGGAGGGGGAGGAACCCGTGACCGTGGATGCGTGCGCCAGGATTTCCGAGGAACTGGGGCGCGCGCTGGATCTGCACGACCCGATCCCGCACGCGTATGTTCTAGAAGTTGCGTCGCCGGGGCTGGACAGGCCGCTGCACGGAGAGGGCGACTTCCGCCGGTTCGCGGGGCGCAAGATCGAGCTCGAGACGCGCGAACCCGTGGATGGGCGCCGTCGGTGGAAGGGACGGCTGGCCGGGGTTGACGCCGGCAGCGTTGTTGTGGATGTGGAGAGCCAGTCGGTGCGGCTGCCGCTGGAGCAGGTCGCCTCGGCGCGGTTGGTCGTGGGGATGGAGGATCTTCGTCAAGATCTTGCCAAGGGGGGGCGCGGTAGGTCATGA
- the nusA gene encoding transcription termination/antitermination protein NusA: MNLELLRALDQIEEEKGIGKDVIIDAIEAALLSAYKKNFGATAQSMRIEMDRATGEMRAYQVRTVVEDVDDPTLQIALAQVREWDPTAQVGEMVEVEVTPKDFGRIAAQTAKQVVVQRLREAEREMVYKEFRDREGDIVTGIVQRIERKNVFLDLGRIEAVLPPPEQIPREGYRQGERVKAYVVEVRQGTRGPQIVVSRTHPGLLKRLFEIEVPEVYEGIVEMKAIAREAGTRSKIAVASRDRNVDAVGACVGPKGSRVQAIVDELRGEKIDIVAWSPDLAQFAAAALSPARVVRVEISEPTKTALVIVQDHQLSLAIGREGQNARLAAKLTGWRIDIKNETQIREIEAQKIFVDLPEEEPVLAETAAAPVAADEPPA; this comes from the coding sequence ATGAACTTGGAGCTGCTGCGGGCGCTCGATCAGATCGAGGAAGAGAAGGGCATCGGCAAGGACGTCATCATAGACGCGATCGAGGCGGCCCTGCTGTCCGCATACAAGAAGAACTTCGGTGCCACCGCCCAGAGCATGCGCATCGAGATGGACCGCGCGACCGGTGAGATGCGGGCCTACCAGGTGCGCACCGTGGTGGAGGATGTTGACGACCCGACGCTGCAGATCGCGCTTGCACAGGTGCGTGAGTGGGACCCCACGGCCCAGGTGGGCGAGATGGTTGAGGTCGAGGTCACGCCCAAGGACTTCGGGCGCATCGCGGCGCAGACCGCCAAGCAGGTTGTCGTCCAGCGGCTCCGTGAAGCAGAACGGGAGATGGTCTACAAGGAGTTCCGCGACCGTGAGGGCGACATCGTCACCGGCATCGTGCAACGAATAGAGCGGAAGAACGTCTTCCTGGACCTCGGCCGCATCGAGGCCGTGCTGCCGCCCCCGGAGCAGATCCCGCGTGAGGGATACAGGCAGGGTGAGCGGGTGAAGGCCTACGTGGTCGAGGTGCGACAGGGCACAAGGGGTCCGCAGATCGTGGTCTCGCGCACCCACCCAGGACTGCTCAAGCGGCTGTTTGAGATAGAGGTGCCGGAGGTCTACGAGGGAATCGTGGAGATGAAGGCGATCGCTCGCGAGGCCGGCACGCGCAGCAAGATCGCGGTCGCGTCCCGGGATCGCAACGTGGACGCGGTGGGTGCCTGCGTCGGGCCGAAGGGATCGCGCGTGCAGGCGATCGTGGACGAGCTCCGCGGCGAGAAGATAGACATCGTCGCCTGGAGCCCAGACCTCGCGCAGTTCGCCGCGGCCGCGCTCAGCCCTGCCAGGGTGGTGCGGGTTGAGATCTCCGAGCCGACCAAGACGGCGCTTGTGATCGTTCAGGACCACCAGTTGTCGCTTGCCATCGGACGCGAGGGCCAGAACGCGCGGCTGGCGGCCAAGCTGACCGGCTGGCGCATTGACATCAAGAACGAGACGCAGATCAGGGAGATCGAGGCGCAGAAGATCTTCGTGGATCTCCCTGAGGAAGAGCCGGTCCTGGCCGAGACAGCCGCCGCCCCTGTCGCCGCGGACGAGCCACCGGCATAG
- a CDS encoding YlxR family protein: MSPARHVPQRQCVACRQVRPKRELVRVVRTPAGEVRVDLTGKVSGRGAYICPNTACAETAVRERRLQHALEIAVPEAIVEELRAAADRGAQLPGRG, translated from the coding sequence ATGTCACCGGCCAGGCACGTGCCACAGCGCCAATGCGTTGCCTGCCGGCAGGTGCGACCGAAGCGTGAACTGGTACGGGTAGTGCGCACGCCTGCGGGGGAGGTGCGCGTGGACTTGACGGGAAAGGTGTCTGGGCGCGGGGCGTACATCTGTCCGAATACCGCCTGTGCCGAGACAGCGGTGCGGGAGCGCCGGCTGCAGCATGCGCTCGAGATAGCAGTCCCTGAGGCGATCGTCGAGGAGCTGCGCGCGGCGGCTGACCGCGGCGCGCAGCTCCCGGGTCGGGGTTAG